A single region of the Vicia villosa cultivar HV-30 ecotype Madison, WI linkage group LG4, Vvil1.0, whole genome shotgun sequence genome encodes:
- the LOC131599534 gene encoding oxysterol-binding protein-related protein 4C-like isoform X2 has protein sequence MVDKKERKIVVSKPLQVAKESDSEEGYNAPNLLQRLLSLFKNVRSGSDLTSLQLPPLFNLPKSQLQCYGESVYCTASDILSICNRGQSPLDRFISVVAWCISTTRPASFGVAPYNPILGETHHVSKENLNVLLEQVSHHPPVTALHATDEKENIEIIWCQQPVPKFYGTSVEAQVHGKRELKLLNHGETYEMNCPHLLFRILPIPGADWVGTVDIRCLETGLVAELTYKSSHSFLGLGGNHKVIKGKILDSSSLEVLYEIDGHWDRTVKLKDRKNGKVRVIYDATEVMSGLKAPILKDEECVWPTESVNVWSELSQAIMTKDWEKAREAKQVVEERQRELVRERESKGENWIPKHFVVSYSKEVGWDCSPIHQCVSAAPIIAL, from the exons ATG GTTGacaagaaagagagaaaaatagtGGTGAGTAAGCCACTACAAGTTGCAAAAGAATCAGATTCAGAAGAAGGTTACAATGCCCCAAATCTTTTACAACGCTTATTAAGTTTATTCAAGAATGTACGGTCAGGATCTGATCTCACATCCCTCCAG TTGCCACCATTGTTTAACTTACCAAAATCCCAACTACAATGCTATGGTGAATCAGTGTATTGCACTGCTTCAGACATACTAAGCATATGCAACAGAGGACAGAGTCCACTAGATAGGTTCATATCTGTTGTAGCATGGTGCATATCTACCACACGTCCGGCATCTTTTGGGGTTGCTCCTTATAATCCTATTCTTGGTGAGACACATCATGTTTCAAAGGAAAATCTTAATGTCTTACTTGAACAG GTGTCGCACCACCCTCCGGTAACGGCCCTCCACGCAACTGATGAGAAGGAAAATATTGAAATCATATGGTGTCAGCAACCTGTTCCTAAATTTTATG GCACATCAGTTGAAGCTCAAGTGCATGGTAAAAGGGAACTGAAGCTCTTAAACCATGGAGAAACATATGAGATGAATTGTCCTCATCTTTTATTTAGAATTCTACCAATTCCTGGTGCTGATTGGGTTGGCACGGTTGATATAAGGTGCTTAGAGACAGGGTTAGTAGCTGAGTTAACTTACAAGTCAAGTCATTCATTTCTAGGACTTGGTGGAAATCATAAAGTCATCAAAGGGAAGATCCTTGACTCTTCATCCTTGGAAGTTCTATATGAAATTGATGGTCATTGGGATAG GACTGTAAAACTGAAAGATAGAAAAAATGGGAAAGTTAGAGTGATATATGATGCAACAGAAGTCATGTCAGGACTAAAAGCACCCATTCTCAAGGATGAAGAG TGTGTGTGGccaacagaatcagtgaatgTTTGGAGTGAATTGAGCCAAGCCATAATGACCAAAGATTGGGAGAAAGCAAGAGAAGCAAAGCAAGTAGTGGAGGAGAGACAAAGGGAGCTTGTTAGAGAAAGAGAGTCAAAAGGAGAAAATTGGATTCCTAAACATTTTGTAGTGTCTTACAGCAAAGAAGTAGGGTGGGACTGTTCACCTATTCATCAATGTGTATCAGCTGCTCCTATCATAGCACTATAA
- the LOC131599534 gene encoding oxysterol-binding protein-related protein 4C-like isoform X1: MVMQVDKKERKIVVSKPLQVAKESDSEEGYNAPNLLQRLLSLFKNVRSGSDLTSLQLPPLFNLPKSQLQCYGESVYCTASDILSICNRGQSPLDRFISVVAWCISTTRPASFGVAPYNPILGETHHVSKENLNVLLEQVSHHPPVTALHATDEKENIEIIWCQQPVPKFYGTSVEAQVHGKRELKLLNHGETYEMNCPHLLFRILPIPGADWVGTVDIRCLETGLVAELTYKSSHSFLGLGGNHKVIKGKILDSSSLEVLYEIDGHWDRTVKLKDRKNGKVRVIYDATEVMSGLKAPILKDEECVWPTESVNVWSELSQAIMTKDWEKAREAKQVVEERQRELVRERESKGENWIPKHFVVSYSKEVGWDCSPIHQCVSAAPIIAL; encoded by the exons ATGGTGATGCAGGTTGacaagaaagagagaaaaatagtGGTGAGTAAGCCACTACAAGTTGCAAAAGAATCAGATTCAGAAGAAGGTTACAATGCCCCAAATCTTTTACAACGCTTATTAAGTTTATTCAAGAATGTACGGTCAGGATCTGATCTCACATCCCTCCAG TTGCCACCATTGTTTAACTTACCAAAATCCCAACTACAATGCTATGGTGAATCAGTGTATTGCACTGCTTCAGACATACTAAGCATATGCAACAGAGGACAGAGTCCACTAGATAGGTTCATATCTGTTGTAGCATGGTGCATATCTACCACACGTCCGGCATCTTTTGGGGTTGCTCCTTATAATCCTATTCTTGGTGAGACACATCATGTTTCAAAGGAAAATCTTAATGTCTTACTTGAACAG GTGTCGCACCACCCTCCGGTAACGGCCCTCCACGCAACTGATGAGAAGGAAAATATTGAAATCATATGGTGTCAGCAACCTGTTCCTAAATTTTATG GCACATCAGTTGAAGCTCAAGTGCATGGTAAAAGGGAACTGAAGCTCTTAAACCATGGAGAAACATATGAGATGAATTGTCCTCATCTTTTATTTAGAATTCTACCAATTCCTGGTGCTGATTGGGTTGGCACGGTTGATATAAGGTGCTTAGAGACAGGGTTAGTAGCTGAGTTAACTTACAAGTCAAGTCATTCATTTCTAGGACTTGGTGGAAATCATAAAGTCATCAAAGGGAAGATCCTTGACTCTTCATCCTTGGAAGTTCTATATGAAATTGATGGTCATTGGGATAG GACTGTAAAACTGAAAGATAGAAAAAATGGGAAAGTTAGAGTGATATATGATGCAACAGAAGTCATGTCAGGACTAAAAGCACCCATTCTCAAGGATGAAGAG TGTGTGTGGccaacagaatcagtgaatgTTTGGAGTGAATTGAGCCAAGCCATAATGACCAAAGATTGGGAGAAAGCAAGAGAAGCAAAGCAAGTAGTGGAGGAGAGACAAAGGGAGCTTGTTAGAGAAAGAGAGTCAAAAGGAGAAAATTGGATTCCTAAACATTTTGTAGTGTCTTACAGCAAAGAAGTAGGGTGGGACTGTTCACCTATTCATCAATGTGTATCAGCTGCTCCTATCATAGCACTATAA